atcaaattaaaatggcATTACATTCAGCaattaaaggaaaattaattGCCGTAATTGGTGATGAGGTATGATttcatcattttcaataaaaatttcgataatattttgttgaaatatttcagGATACTTGTGTTGGATTTTTATTGGGTGGTGTtggtgaaataaataaaaatcgccACCCAAATTTCATGGTTGTTgataaaagtaagaaaaaaatcatcgatatttaataattcactaaaatattaaaatattttgatttcttttagaTACTCCAGCCAGTGAAATTGAAGATTGTTTCAGACGTTTTGTCAAACGGGATGATATCGATATCATTTTGATTAATCAAAATGTTGCTGAGTTAATTCGTCATGTAATCGATTCACACTCACAACCCGTTCCATCGATTTTGGAAATTCCATCAAAAGATCATCCATACGATGCTAGTAAAGATTCAATTTTACGACGTGCAAAGGTATGTTGACTTAGAAACATCGAAGTTAAATAAGCATTCTACTCTAGAAAAATGATACCATGAGACTTGTCGAAATCGAACTTACCTTTTCTTACCTCAATAATCTCAATTTGACccaattaaatagtattttttaaatcatttaatgttttttcaggGAATGTTTAATCCAGAAGATATGCTTGGAACTCCACGaggttaattttataataattgtaaattatatgcACAATGGAGGGTGTTCTTTAgaagaaatataatttcttcTACGTGTTTTTATAGGATACTCTGTATATACTTTTAAGTAGATTAGTAATttcagtatttaattaaaaaatgttttaaaacttaaatgtatttggtttttggtgaaaaaaatatatatcagattatgtaaataaaaaaacattccattacatgtaaaattgatttaatttttcaagttcgccgttcaattttcttttttaatttaatagacaCAAGGGGCGAATTAAGAATTTTTGCGCTCGtaggcagttttaaaaattaacacccccgtaataaaaatctatcaataaagaccgttttttagttttttatttcttagaacctgTAAAATCACATTGGTTGTTCGATGCAGTACTTCGACTCGAACTGTTGTCATTAAATGAGCGAAGCAGAGGCGGGTCGCTAGTCTTTTATATgcggacccaattgacctctgatgttgcttatttacgaactcaaactcactttttatgtcttaagcacgctataaatatttcagattgacatctcttttcgctttatagttatcgtgttcacagacatcCCACCGGGAATGaacaattaggtgattttatgaacattataccaaaatattgttcgtggcatcgatatttttaagcgttactaacttgggactaaatttagtataccttgatgtatatttcatatacagaatgttcgatttacatctaggaatataaatatcacgagtatgacagaatacatgcgttaagcaaagcatctaagtaagaggtattataggtgttatatgaaattgaaaaagttacttgtatcgtggcttatctgttgtagttcatctattcaactaagaaactcccactctcttacaactatctcaacgcatatcgaagctacaacacatgtatataatacctctcacttacaTGCATTGGTTAATGCATGTATTcttcgaacattctgtatacagagtataaagAGAGAGCAAGAAAAAGTGTCGTGCACGTGTAAACTTGAGGTTGCGATTACTATACCTTCGTGTTGTATATCGTTGCACTGATCTTGACGAtgcaataaaaagttataaataatttttatttccccTGGATAAATACACTTGTGACTTGGCATCAAACAAATCATACGAAAGACAttggatagaaaaatatttcttcatttttccaACCCTCTACACAAAGCAATGGAggcaataaaaattgttcatcTTCGTATTCAAAAACTACAAACAGTGACGGATTAACCGTTAGGCAACTGCCTAAGGACTCCAGATTGGCTACGGCCCCCGGGGGAAGGTCAAAAGAGAAAAAGGCAAATCTGTAGAATGATGTcaaattgatttaagaagagTACAGAAAGTAGGGAGGAAATGCAAATTTGTATGGTAGGGCGCCAAGttgatttacgaagactaaaaaaatcgCGTCTAATTATCTAGGGGCTCGAACAATTCCATTGCTTATCTATCTTTACATGGGTTTATCCTGACAAAAAGAGTGCAAGCAATCGAATAAGTTATTGATGATCCCGATTAAAccatttttatcttataaaaaGGGACGATTTTTTCTATGCCAAACTTATTTCATGaaactatcaaaatatttaaactaccCATATATTTTGTTCCGGAATgtataaaaaccaattttaatccaaaaaatacgaaaattatgCGCAATAATTCGGGGTTTGTGGCAACTCCATATTGGAAATATGAGAAAAaaggatataaaataaattaaagtgaaatttttgtataaaaatatatatattttaataactagcATAATGTTTTAATCTGTATAACAAAACTTTCGATTTATTATTTCCCACAGCAAAATATCCACTTAACGGTGAAAATGCTATCGAATTGATTTTATGTAATTTCGTATTCAAACCAGGAAAATTACTAAAAACAGTTTTACTGTTAACATGCAATAATTTAACATCACCATCTTTTTCCCTCGAAGAGAACGCTAAAATCTCAgatgttgaattaaatttcaacccCGTAATACACGTTGTTAAATTCATAATCGCTTTTAACGGTTTAGGATTCCCTACATCCAACGAGCTCCTATCATAAAGATTAACTACCCCTTCGAACGAACCAGTGGCAACGTATTGTCCACATGGTGAAACATCGATACTTGATCCTTGAATACATCCTTCGTCGTACCACCGATTTACAACACGTTGCATTTTAACATCCCAAACGGTGACTGTTCCAGTTTCGCTGTGCGCATAAATATGATTACTGTCGGGGGTAAACGAAATTGCACGTAATTTCGAATcttgtttaaaatttccaattttctcctTGGATTtcgcatttaataaaaataattctccaAATCGTCCACTTACCGCAATATAGTTTCCACATGGTGACATTTCAAATCGTTGCATGTTCGTCATATCCTGCGGTAAGAAAATTCGCTGAGCTTGTGCCTTTTCTAGATCGTATATATACATGTAGTTATGTCTCGCGGATCCAAATACAATTTCATCCCCATTAAATTTGGCACATTTTATTGGAAATTGATCTAGCTTCACgctatgaattttattattacgttTACCATCCACAGcgaaaagtgaaaaaattgcaGAAGGTCCAGCAACAAGACCTACCGTCGACGTGGGATGAAATTCTAAACTATGAATAAACGGACCTTCTGTATATGTTTCAGCATTTAAATCGGTTAACTGTTTAATTTCTAACGTCCCTTTTCGTAGAGTATTTTCGATTGAATTCGATGCAATATGACCACAACTTCGTAATATTTCATCATCAGAATCATCGCCATCGACGACTTTATCTAGTTTAGCCCATTTTGGCGTAccaactaaatttttatacttatgtttcaataaacttgaataagtattttgtttttcgtttacCCCGCCATTGGgtaattttcgtttttgtgaTTGTAGAGCAGTTTGTACGGTAATTGAAGCATCGTCTTCATCTTCCCAAGCTGCTGTTGATTCAGGTACATTTTCGGACGGTTTTTCAACAACCGTTTCAGTTTTGATTACTTCATTAACATCTCCAAATAGTAATTTAGAAAgtctgtatttaaattttaaaacttattaaatgaactacataaaataatgatataagtatgaaatatatgttttaatattttgaagttcGAAAACTTATATCCCCCTCAAATAacctacaaaaataaacaacataccTTTCCTCTTCTGCACAAATATCTTCATATGCAAATTTCTTACTTTCTTTAACTTCTACTGATTCAGAATTGGTACGTTTTTTgcccatttttattaataattgttaatttgattgataaattgggaattcaataattatttaaaacattttggaaattttaaacatgtgttgaagtttttttaatatttatctgaTATCGCGCATGACGCTAATTTaagttttgacattttttaaaatctgacggaaagtttgtaaaaagattttaaatttttaaaaattaatctttagcAAATAGTAAAAAGGATTAATTTGTGTAAGTGCTTCCTTTATTTTATCTTTGAGCTTCATTTTAATTGTGGTAagatttcaaataacaaaaatttcaccCATCTCGTAAATTGAGGTTTTTCCGtttcaatgaatttataattcgaaaatttagGGTTGTTACCTCACCAAATTTGTTTGAGAGACTCCAGGAATCGTGCAGTTTCTCccgatatcaacataaattctCCATAGcttagtataaattttttgattattt
This genomic interval from Chrysoperla carnea chromosome 1, inChrCarn1.1, whole genome shotgun sequence contains the following:
- the LOC123291031 gene encoding V-type proton ATPase subunit F — its product is MALHSAIKGKLIAVIGDEDTCVGFLLGGVGEINKNRHPNFMVVDKNTPASEIEDCFRRFVKRDDIDIILINQNVAELIRHVIDSHSQPVPSILEIPSKDHPYDASKDSILRRAKGMFNPEDMLGTPRG
- the LOC123290990 gene encoding U3 small nucleolar RNA-associated protein 18 homolog, with amino-acid sequence MGKKRTNSESVEVKESKKFAYEDICAEEERLSKLLFGDVNEVIKTETVVEKPSENVPESTAAWEDEDDASITVQTALQSQKRKLPNGGVNEKQNTYSSLLKHKYKNLVGTPKWAKLDKVVDGDDSDDEILRSCGHIASNSIENTLRKGTLEIKQLTDLNAETYTEGPFIHSLEFHPTSTVGLVAGPSAIFSLFAVDGKRNNKIHSVKLDQFPIKCAKFNGDEIVFGSARHNYMYIYDLEKAQAQRIFLPQDMTNMQRFEMSPCGNYIAVSGRFGELFLLNAKSKEKIGNFKQDSKLRAISFTPDSNHIYAHSETGTVTVWDVKMQRVVNRWYDEGCIQGSSIDVSPCGQYVATGSFEGVVNLYDRSSLDVGNPKPLKAIMNLTTCITGLKFNSTSEILAFSSREKDGDVKLLHVNSKTVFSNFPGLNTKLHKINSIAFSPLSGYFAVGNNKSKVLLYRLKHYASY